One window of Pseudochaenichthys georgianus chromosome 18, fPseGeo1.2, whole genome shotgun sequence genomic DNA carries:
- the pnp5a gene encoding purine nucleoside phosphorylase 5a: MFPESNKGWSYEDCKATADWLLAQTDVRPTIAIVCGSGMGGLADMLKDQVVFNYKDIPNFPQSTVHGHAGRLVFGTLKGRPCVCMQGRFHLYEGYPIQKITLPIRIFKLIGVETVMLTNAAGGLNQDFKVGDIMIIRDHLNMPGFAGNNPLAGLNDERFGVRFPCMSDAYDRDLQQMAMDVGQELGYGDFLKEGVYCVLGGPSFETIAEARMLHKLGADAVGMSTAPEVIVARHCGMRVFALSLITNKAVMDYDSEEKANHEDVLQAGKQRAEQLERLVSTMVTKIEHNNNYA; the protein is encoded by the exons ATGTTTCCAGAGTCAAACAAAGG CTGGAGCTACGAGGACTGCAAGGCCActgctgattggctgctggccCAGACCGACGTGCGGCCCACGATTGCCATTGTGTGCGGCTCTGGGATGGGAGGGCTGGCTGACATGTTAAAGGACCAGGTCGTCTTCAACTACAAGGACATCCCCAACTTCCCACAAAGCACCG TGCACGGACATGCAGGCCGGCTGGTGTTCGGCACCTTGAAGGGGCGGCCATGCGTTTGCATGCAGGGGCGCTTCCACTTGTACGAGGGCTACCCAATCCAGAAG aTCACGCTGCCCATACGCATCTTCAAGCTGATCGGTGTGGAGACGGTGATGCTGACCAACGCAGCCGGAGGCCTCAATCAGGACTTTAAGGTTGGAGACATCATGATCATCAGAGACCACCTCAACATGCCGGGCTTCGCTGGCAACAACCCGCTGGCCGGACTCAACGACGAGAG GTTTGGAGTGCGTTTCCCCTGCATGTCCGACGCCTACGACAGAGATCTGCAGCAGATGGCCATGGATGTGGGACAGGAACTCGGCTACGGAGACTTCCTGAAGGAGGGTGTCTACTGCGTGTTGGGCGGACCCTCATTCGAGACCATCGCCGAAGCCCGTATGCTGCACAAACTGGGCGCTGATGCTGTCG GCATGAGCACAGCCCCTGAGGTGATCGTCGCGCGTCACTGCGGCATGCGCGTCTTCGCCCTCTCGCTGATCACCAACAAGGCGGTGATGGACTACGACAGCGAAGAGAAGGCCAACCACGAGGATGTCCTCCAAGCGGGCAAGCAGCGAGCGGAGCAGCTGGAGCGGCTGGTGTCCACCATGGTGACAAAGATCGAGCACAACAACAACTACGCCTAA